The sequence AATATCGCCGCACATGTGTTTTATGATAAAACCCGGCATAGTATAATAATAAAAAAATGGGTGGAGGGAACAAAATGAAATACCAATTAACAGCAGTTATAGCGCGGGAGGATAATGGATATGTTTCTTTATGTCCAGAATTAGATATCGCAAGTCAAGGTGATACAATAGAAAAAGCCCGAAAAAACTTAATTGAAGCGATTCAGTTATTTTTAAAAACAGCTTCGGAGCAAGAGATACAAGGAAGATTTCATGAAGAAGTTTATATAACTCATTTAGAGGTGGCTGTTGGGTAAATTACGCATTCTTTCGGGACGAGATGTCTGTCAAATTCTTGCCAATCATAATTTCATTGAGGTAAGGCAGCATGGAAGTCATATTGCAATGCAAAAACGAACATCTCATTTAAATAGGGACGTTGCCATTTATTTTGATTGTGTAGGGATGGATGGGGCAATAAGGACAACCTTTGCTGGAAAAGAAAGGAAATAAAATGGGGGAGAATCCTAATGAATAAATACAAATATGAAGTTTTGATTTATTGGAGTAAGGATGATAACGCTTATATTGCTGAGGTTCCTGAATTATCTGGTTGTATGGCTGATGGTTCAAGTTATGAAAGTGCGTTAAAGAATGTTG is a genomic window of Candidatus Ancaeobacter aquaticus containing:
- a CDS encoding type II toxin-antitoxin system HicB family antitoxin; translated protein: MKYQLTAVIAREDNGYVSLCPELDIASQGDTIEKARKNLIEAIQLFLKTASEQEIQGRFHEEVYITHLEVAVG
- a CDS encoding type II toxin-antitoxin system HicA family toxin, which produces MGKLRILSGRDVCQILANHNFIEVRQHGSHIAMQKRTSHLNRDVAIYFDCVGMDGAIRTTFAGKERK
- a CDS encoding type II toxin-antitoxin system HicB family antitoxin — its product is MNKYKYEVLIYWSKDDNAYIAEVPELSGCMADGSSYESALKNVEVIIKEWIETAKNAGKPIPDPKGKLMYA